A window of Chryseobacterium shandongense genomic DNA:
TCATAATGACCTATATCACAGATCATCATTTTGGATTCGGCAAGGAAAAAATCATGGTATTTTACATCTCCGGTGAGGTAAGCATCACATTTTTTGGAGATTGCAGACTTGATACCGCTTGCTCCGGAACCTCCCAGAACACCCACTCTTTTTATTTTTTTGCCGGTAAAATCGGAATATCTGATGACTTCAAGATTAAATTTTTCTTTAACGAATTTCAGAAAATCTTTCTCCTCCATCGGCTCTTCAAAATCCCCGTACATTCCTAACCCGGTGTGATGATTCGTATTATCCAGACTGTAAATCTGATGTGCCACTTCTTCATAGGGATGTGCCAATTTCATGGCTGCCACAATGGGTCCCTGTTTATATCCTTCAAAAATAACCGAAACCATATCTTCATCAGCATTCTCGCGAATTCCCAATTGTCCGGAAAATGGATCTGAACCTTGTTTCGGCCGAAAAGTTCCGTTTCCGTTTACGGTGAAGCTGCACTCATCATAAAAACCGATGCTGCCAGCTCCCGCTTGGAAAAGCGCTTCTTTGACTTTTTCAGAATATTCTTTCGGAACAAAAACCGTTAACTGCTTCAGGTCATTTTTCTTAGGCTGAAGAATTTTAAGGTTCTTGAGTCCAAGTTGCTGACAGATCCCTGCATTTACACCAAAAAAATCATTATCAAAAGCGGTGTGAATAGCGTAAATTGCTATTTTATTTTCCATTGCTTTTATAACTGCTTTTTCTACATAGTTTTTTCCGGTTAAGGATTTTAGCCCCGAAAATATAATAGGATGAAAACAAACAATGAGATTACAATTTTTATGGATGGCCTCTTCAACTACATTTTCCAGGGCATCATGGCACACCAATATTCCGCTTACGTCCCTATCCCAAGAACCGCATAGCAATCCCACATTATCAAAATCTTCTGCCTGCTGTAAAGGAATACGTTTTTCTATTTTTGAAACGACATCTCTGATTTTCATTTTATTCTGTATGTTTGTTACGAAAGTAAGGATAATTTGCTATATTTAAAAAAACGTTAAATGGAAAGAGAACATAATCTTGTTCCGGAAGATGCCTGGTGGAAACATTATCTTTACAGAATTATTTACCGCTCAGATACTAAGCTTGGAAAGCTGTTTGATATAGTATTGCTCCTGCTCATTTTAATAAGTACTGCTATTATCATGATGGAAAGTATTCCATGGCTTGATAAGCGGTACCATTATACCTTTCTTATCCTGGAATGGATTATTTCCATTTTCTTTTCTTTAGAATATGCGGCAAGAGTAGCTGTCGTAAAGAATAAGCGTCATTATATTTTCAGTTTTTTTGGAATTATTGATTTTTTAGCGCTGGTGCCTTTTTACCTGAGTTTTTTCTTTCCTGTTACGAAGTATTTTCTGATATTCAGAATGCTGAGAATGCTGCGTGTTTTCAGGGTATTCAACCTTATGGATTTTATGAATGACGGTTCTGTGATTGTAAGGGCTTTAAAAAACAGTTCTAGAAAAATCTATATTTTCCTGTTGTTCCTGATTATTTTTTCAGTAATTGTCGGTTCTATGATGTTTATGGTTGAGGGAGGAAGGCCCGGATTTGAAACCATTCCGCAATCGATCTACTGGGCAGTCGTTACTGTAACTACCGTGGGTTATGGTGATGTTTCTCCAATTACTCCTATGGGAAAGTTTTTCGCAGTTATTCTGATGCTTGCGGGCTATTCTATTATTGCAGTTCCTACAGGAATTGTGACTGCGGAAATGCGGAACAAGAGGCAGAATCTGGAAAAAATCTGTGACCGCTGCGGAAATGAAGATATTGATGATGATGCAAGATACTGTAAGCAATGTGGCAAGAAATTAGCTTAGTGTAAAATATTATAATCTATCTATTAACTAAATACCCACATCATGGAACCAAAAAAGAAAAATAAGCCAAATACTTTAGTCATTATTCTGTTTTCTGCAATTGTATTAATGGTTATTATTTATTTTATCCTAGTTACATTCTTCCCCGCTGTTTTTTCGAGTCTTAATACAGGTGATTTACAGCCTGTTCCCCAAGAAAAATAATAGTTTAATAAAAAATTCAATTCAATAAAAAAGGCGATCCATTGAGATCGCCTTAATTGTATCAATATATATTGTTACTTTTTAATTGTTTTGATCGTTTGTTTAGAACCATCTTTCATAATAAGTGTCAACATATACATTCCCTGTTTTAGTTCTCCTAAATGAATTGAAGTTCCCGGGTTATCAATCACTCTTATTAATCTTCCTGAAAGATCTGAAACTGAAATTGATTTCACATTGGCAGCATCAGAAATGTTTACAGTATCTGTAAAAGGATTAGGATATACTTTGATGTTTTTCTTTTCCGTTTTTACATCAGAAGTTCCCAATACACCTTTTGTAATATTTATGGTGAAAGGACCTTCCGGTTCATCAGACCATCCACTGTAATGTCCAACATTTACATAATATGTATTACCTGAAAGTGTCGCGATTGAAAGTGTTTCAGTAACTCCCGATCCTCCTGAGTCTTCTGAATCTTCACATGATAAAGCAGAGCAGTTTCCGCTGTATACTCCAATCTCAGGATCGAAATCACTTCCTGCAGGCATTGTAACGGTAATATTGAAAGTGTCTCCGTCTCCCACGAAAGTAAACCATGTGCCATCATTCATCTCATTTGCACAAGCAGTAACTATACCACCATTGTTTGTAGCTCCTGCTCCATCGTTCTGTGCGAATGTATATGGGAATGCAGTTGCTGCAATAGCTCCGCTGCAATCATCATTAGCAGGAGGCGGAGGGAATGTTCCTACGCAAATATCAAAACTCTGGTTACTTCCTGAGCCATAATAACTATATACTCTAACCAGATATGTTTCTCCCACTGTAAGACCTGTAACAGTACCTGAAGGAGGGTCTGAACATAAGATGCTGGACAATGCACCACATCCACCACTGAATACCTGGAAATAAGTATCTGTATCATTTGACTGTGTTCCCACAGACTGGACATTTAAAAGAGATATTTTATGAGTAGTAGCCGTTGCTACGAATTTAAACCATACATCATCATCAGGATTTCCGTAGCATGGATCCGGTATCAAGCCTGAATCAGTAGCACCAATCGTATACCCCGCTGTTACCGTTCCGCAATTAAGATCAGAATTTACTGTTAATGTAACAGCAGTAGCACATTCATCATTGGCAGGCGGCGGCGGCGCTGTTGTAAACATTACTTCAGAACATCCTGAAGATTCTCCTCCAGGTCCCACTGCTACAACCTTCACATAAAGCGTTGTATTAGGAGCAAAAGGTGCTGCCGGTGTGAAACTGTTTGTAGTTACAGCCACCTGGTTTGCTATATCAGTTCCACCAGAAGTTGTCCCGATAGAAATTTTATATCCTGTAGCACCCGAAGAATTAACCCATGTAATTGTTGAAGCTAAAGGAACAAAAGTTGAATTGTTTGCAGGGAAAGAAACAACCGGGCAAAGCGGAATTGGATTTGCAGTAAGCCCCTCAAAAGTGGTAACGGATTTATAATTTTTCAGGTCTCCTAATGACGGCGGTGAGGCAGGATCCGGATCGTTATAATCATTTTTATAATTAAGTGTACAATCTGCTACCCCAGGATAAACGTACATTACCTCATCATAATCATTGTTGTCATAGCCTGAAGAGTTTTCTTCTGCTGCTACAACAAGGTTTGCAATATTATCATATGGAAATGGTGCTGCAAAAGTAATCTGAATAACACCATTATTATTGGTAACGGTTCCTGAAAAAACCTGTGTCAGCTGAGAAAGAGGAATCCAGTCTGAATCTGATGCGAACGTAGTCTTAGAAGTTTGTCCGAGATAGACTACCCATTCCGAAGAACTCGCAATAGACATAGCAGGATCAAGATAAAATTTTAATCCTGTAATATTGCCTGCAGCATTAGCGTTGATTTCCTGTTTTGTGAAAATCTGCTGCGTGTAAGAGTAGCCGTAATACGTACTGATCGGGGCGGTCCCGACATCTGTACTTCCTGCACCTAAGGTTATTTGTGCCTGAAGCATCATACTTAAAAACAATAAGCATGAAAGTAGAAATTTTGTCATAAATTTATTTTTGCTGATTACCACACGAATTTAGGAATAATGTTGCTATTTTAATATTTTTACTGCTACTTTTTTTTAAAAAAAATAACAATAAATAAAATACTAATAATATCCTATAAAAAAACTAAAGCAAAAGCCATTTAATTAATCTTTATAAATCCACATAAACACTAACTAAACTTTATATTAATATAAGTTTTATTATTGTTTTAATAACACTACAATCTTAAGGTCTGCCGCAATGGTTATTAGAAAAAATTCGACCTTATTTATAGAATAACTATAAAAATAGCGGCTAAAAATAGCCGCTTATTCTTTTATAAGATTAAAAAATTATTTTTTAATTGCTTTCATTGTCTGTTTAGTACCGTCTTTCATTTCTAATGTCACTAAATACGTTCCTTGTTTAAGTTCTCCCATTTGAAGTTCTTTTCCAGGGTTTGCGATAGTTTTTACCAATCTTCCTGAGAAATCTGTTATCAAAACATTTTTAACGTTAGAAGCATCAGAAATATTCAATACTTCACCGAATGGGTTTGGATAAAGCTTAATACCATCTTTTGTATTATCTTTTATTTCATTGGCTGCTAACACGGTAGTATCATAAGCAGCAACTTTAAACTGTCCGTCAGTACCACTTCCTGAAGAATATCTCCAAACGCTTCCTAACAATGTAGTACCGGGAGTCTGACCTGTTAAATTTACTAATGAGAAATTACCGTCTGTTGAAGAATCGTCATCACAGGCAACCGATGTTAAAGAACCGCAAGAACCACTGAACACATTAATTACAGAGTCTGTAAAAGTGGAACCTGAAACAGATCCCGTTTCAATTTTCAAGTTTCCTGATGCAGGAACTACAACGGAATACCAAATATTATTTGTTGCACTTGTCTGACAAGACTGAGCAGTTCCATCAGCTGTAGCTCCTACGTTAGTAACGATTATAGCACTTGAATTAAAGTCCGTTCCTACTGTTAAAGCAATAGGTGCCGCACAGTTATCATTTGCAGGTGGAGGTGTAAAGCTTACAGGACCAACCCAGGCACTTTGTGTACCACCACAATTAGATCTTACCCATGCATAATATGTAGAAGCAGATGTGAGGGTCAATGAAGTAGAAGGTGTCATCACACCAGACATAGAAGGTGTCGTGGAAGCTGTTGGAGCCGTACTGCTATTACCATAGTATACATCATATCCATTTGATGGAGCTGCAGTAGGAGCCGTCCAGGAAAGTGTTGCAGATGTCGTAGTAACTGCAGATGAAGATAATCCTGTCGGAGTATCACAAGTAGGAATTGTTTCAACAATAAAATTATCTACGAAGAACTCATAATCCTCAGCATCATCTACCGTTCCATCGCTGCAATATATTGCAAAAGTTACATTATTACCTGTATAAGCCGTTAAGTCAAAAATATAACTATTAGCCGTGTTAGAAGGAGCATTAGCCGCATTCCAGGTCTGAAGAACAGTCCATGTAGTACCTCCGTTAGTTGACACTACCAACTGTACAACATCATCAGATCCCATTGCACTTGCTGTTGTTGCATTATATGTTGTAACACCATAATCAAATTTTACACGATATCCTCCAGCTGACAGATCAAATGGTGGAGAAATAAGCCAGCCATTTCTGCCCGTTGAGAATAAATTGGTTCTGGCTGCACCCGTAGTCCCGGAATTTAAGAATCCGTCCACAACCCAATAATTAGTAGTACCTGTTCCTGGTCCTGTTGCAGGAGATCCTCCATTAAAACGTGACCAGCATGCTCCAGGGAAAGTTGAAAAGTCATTCGTATAGTTTGGCATATAAGGACTACAAACGGTAGTAAAGCTTCTTTCTGTACAAGATGAAGAATTTACGCTTCCACTGTAGGCATTAACTGTATAATAATACATTGTAGATGTGCTTAAGGCTGAACCTAGTGTATAAGTTGTCACATTCCCTACATCTATATTATTTAAAATATCCGTTCCCCCTGAAGTGGTTCCCATGGAAATTCTATATCCGGTAGCTCCGGCAATGGCACCCCAAGTTATATTTGGCGTGAGAGAAACACCCGCTGCTCCAGTTATAGGCGAGGCTACCGTAGGACAAGGTACAGTTGCTAATGTCGTAAAACTACTTGAACTACATCCCATAGCACCCCCGTAAGTATTTTTTGGATATACAGTAACATAATATGTTATGTTATATGCTAATATAGGTATAGTAGGACTTGTAACTGTAGTAACATTTCCTACGTCTGTAAGTGGCATTACATCATTTCCACCAACAGTGGTACCTACAGTTATTTCATATGATGTTGCTCCTGCTGCAGCTGCCCAGGTAATTGTTGGAATTACAGAAATTCCTGTTGCTGCATTTGCAGGACTGGAAATCGCAGTACAAGAAGGTGGTAATGTAGATACAGTGATTGATAAATTATCCATTTGTATATCTGTTGAACCATTATCACCTGTCGCTAAGAAACGAATTATGGCAGTAGATGAAGTAGAGGTTGTAACAAAGTTTTTAGTACTCCACGACGCAGCAGTTGTTAAAGAACTACCTAAATTGGTGAAAGTAATTCCTCCATCTGTGGATAAAAGCACATCTAATTTATCTGTTCCGGATGTATTTATATAATCAAATGAAATAATTCTGTTACCAGCTCCACCAGTAGATAAATCAACATATAAATCCATATACCCGGAAACTCCTACAGTATTGTATGAGTGAAATCTAGCAGTTGGAGTTACAGCAGGAGCTGCTACAGTAGCTGCTCCAGAGGTACTTGTCCAGCCTGCTGCACTTGTAAATCCTGATGTACTGATATCACTTGCTCTCCAAGAATTGTCACCCCTGGAAGGCCAAGCTCTCCAATAAGTAGCATTTGGCAAATCTGCTGTTGAGTTTCCATTAACCCAAGAAGAGAAATTTTCAGCAAAAGGGAGTGTTGCATATGTAGTAGGGGCAGATAGCCAAGTTCCCGGATTATAAGTAAATGTAAGTCCTGAAGCAGGAATAGTAGTTCCTCCTGCAGTACCTAAGGTACAAGTACTTGTATTTGAAGTACCTATTGCCGTTGTAGTCCAATTGCTACCCGTCCGGTTATTAACATCAGAACTTTCAGCTCCTTTTAATCCAACCTGCCCAGTAAATGTACCAGTACCTGAAGCACAAGTTCCATATACAATTGAAATTGTATTATTGGATGTATCTAATTGGATCTGAAAGTTTAACAATTGTGCCGCGGAACCTGTATTACTCTGTAAATCAGAAAACTGTACAATAAATTTTGAACCGATTGTTTCATAAGCGATTTCAGACGTCGTAGTATTAGCATTTCTCAAGTTAGCTGAAAAACCAGCTACAGCACCTTCCACTAAATTTGTTGTATTATCTGTAGAAAGACCGGTTGTGGTTGTTGCCAGAGATGCCGCTCCAAAGGTAATATAACCATTATTACTAATATATATACTTGTATAACTTTTACCATTATACATGAAAACAGATGGTAAAGAAATGGCTGACGATACAGCATCCGTTCCCAAAACAGCACCTGACTGCCAAACCGTTCGGCCGGCAGAAAGAGCCGTATACGTTCCACTACTCTGCATAAACCCATACCCATTAAGAGTATTTGGTGTCGACGCTTGTGGAGGACCAACCTGTGCAGAAGCTCCTATCGTAAAAGCTATCATACACGCTAGTAAAAGTTTTTTCATATTTGATTGAATTAAAATTAGGGGATAAAAATATCAATTTATTCAAAATTACACAATAATATAACCAATTTTACACTAAAATCATTTAAAACAAGCTATAAAATTCAAAATAACCAAACAAATATTTAATTTTTTATAAAATTTATTTAAAAAAATATTTATATTTAGTATTGATTATCAAGTGTTTATAAAAACCTATTTAACATAATTAAATCCCAACTTTTACGATTTAACATAAAAAAATAGCGACTAAAATTTAGCCGCTACTTATTTTTTTAAAGATTACAGATTATTTTTTAATCGCTTTCATTGTTTGTTTAGAACCATCTTTCATTTCTAATGTAAATACATATGTTCCTTGCTTAAGTTCTCCCAAATGAAGTTCTTTTCCAGGGTTTGCAATAGTTTTTACCAATCTTCCTGAAAAATCTGTTACCAGAACATTTTTCACATTGGCAGCATCAGAAATATTCAATACTTCGCTGAATGGGTTTGGATAAAGTGTAACATTTTCTTTTGTATTACCTTTTACTTCATTGGCTGCTAACACAGTAGTATCATAAGCTGCAACTTTAAACTGTCCATCTGTAACTCCGAATCCGAAAGAGTATCTCCAAACACTTACTAACAAAGTTGCACCTGGTGTCTGGCCTGTTAAATTTACTAAAGAGAAATTACCGTCCGCTGACGAATCATCATCACAGGCAACCGGTGTTAAAGATCCGCAAGAGCCACTGAACACATTGAGTACAGAGTCAGTAAAAGTAGAACCTGAAACAGATCCTGTTTCAATTGTTAAATTTCCTGAGGCAGGAACTACAACAGAGAACCAGATATTATTTGTTGCATCTGGCTGGCAAGACTGAGCTGTTTCGTCAACTGTAGCCTGGACATTGGTAACAGTCATAGCACTTGAATTGAAGTCAGTCCCTACGGTTAAAGCTGTCGGTGTAGCACAGTTATCATTAACAGGTGGAGGTACAAGAGTTGTAAACGCGAAAGGACCTGCCCATGTGCTTGTTCCATTAGCCGTACAATCTGCTCTTACGTAGAATTCATAATTAGTCCCAGGCATTAAACCAGAAACAGGAACTCCTGTATTTGTTGTTACACCAGGATTGCTAGGAGTACCGGTAGGCATACCAGAGCCTGCAGTAGCTACATGAACATCCCATAATGTTTCTGCACATCCTATATTCCAGGCAAGTGTTGCGCCGGAAGTTGTAACAGACGAAGCTACCCCCATTGAAGGTGTAGGACAAGCTGCGGCTGCAGTTATTGTGATATCATAATCTTCAGTTTCTCCATAACCGTAACTATTACATGGATCTATTGTGTTACCAGCAATACTAAAAACATCTCTTACTCTCATTCTATGCATTCCTAATGAAGGATTACACGCTAAAGTAATAGGGAAAATTGCAGTACCATTTGCGGCAATGGATGATGTTGTATAACCCACTCTCTCAGATGTTTCAAACGACCCATTGTCATTGTAATCAATCCAAACAGCTACATTTTGGGTGCCATAGGTTCCAACTGTAATACTAACATTATATGTTCCGCCGGCTTGTAACTGGCCTGTGTAGTTTGGCTGTCCTGTAAAATACGTGTAAGCTGGATTTACCGGATCTGTTCCTGAATTATTCGAAAGCGTAGTTCCTGAAATTACCACATTGGAAATTAAATCACCATCCGTTTTTCCTGTAGTGTAAGTTGGGTCGCAATATAACGTACTGTTATCTGTAGTAAATGATTGCTCAGTACATCCAATAGCATCTCCCGCTGCATTTTTAGGAACCACCTTCCAATAATACATTGTATTTGCGTTTAATAACCCCGGATTATATGTTGTACCTGTCTGATTAGCAACCATAGGAGCACCAGCGCTTGTTCCAAAATAAACATCATAACTCATCGCTGAAAATGGAGCTGTCCAGCTTAAAGTAGTATTTTTAGGTTGGTTAATTGCTGCATTTGCAGGAGTAAGAGTAGCACAACCTGGAGGTGTTGTTGGTGTTTGGATTATACTGACATCGTCTATTGTTAAATACCAATCTCCAGATCCAACATTGTTTCCGGTAATTCTAAACCTGAAATCTGCACCTACAGGAACTGTTCCTGTAGGAATGTTGGCTGCAAAATTAGTACAAGAACTAACAGCTGAAGTAAAATCAATCTGAGAACCAAGCATCGTATAAGTTGCTCCTCCATCAGTAGAATATTCGGCTTTCATATTTCCGGTTACAACAGGCGTTGTTGTACTGTATGGCTTTGCAGAATAATTAAAGTTTATAGCAATAGCCTGCCCATTTGATGCCATACTGGAATATTCTATATTTCCTGTAGTTACAGAAGAATAAAGATTTATTCTCGCAGCAGCTGTTCCCGTGCAAGGATAACCTGATGCAGTAGTTCTGGAAAACCCGGTGTTTGACCAATTCGTGGGAGGGAAGGTAGTCGATTCAAAACCTTCCGAATGTGTAATTTGAGCTGTAAGTCCAAGATATAGGAATAACAGACAAATTAGTAATAGTTTTTTCATATTTGTTTGAATTAAAATTAGACTGTAAAAGTATTAATTTAATGAATATCAACCAAAATAACAATCAATTTCACATTCAAAAAACGTATTTTAAATAAAATAATTTAAGAAAACCAAACAAATATTTAATTTTTAATAATTTCAACTAATAAAATTAAAAATTTTAATTATTGATTATCAAATATTTAGAAAAACTCATTTAACATAATTAAATCCCAACTTTTGCACTTAACATAAAAAAATAAGCGGCTAAAAATAGCCGCTCATTCTTTTATAAGATTAAAAAAATTATTTTTTAATCGCTTTTATTGTTTGTTTAGAACCATCTTTCATTTCTAAGGTCACTAAATACATTCCTTGTTTAAGTTCTCCCACTTGAAGTTCTTTTCCAGGGTTTGCAATAGTTTTTACTAATCTTCCTGAGAAATCTGTTATCAAAACATTTTTAACGTTAGAAGCATCAGAAATATTCAATACTTCACCGAATGGGTTTGGATAAAGCTTAATACCATCTTTTGCATTACCTTTTACTTCGTTGGCTGCTAAAACTGTTGTGTCATAAGCGGCAACCTTTAACTGCCCATCTGTACCAGTTCCTAGAGAGTATCTCCAAACACTTACTAATAAAGTAGCGCCCGGTGTCTGACCTGTTAAAGTAGCTAAAGAGAAGTTACCGTCCGCTGAAGAATCATCATCACAAGTTACCGGTGTTAAAGAACCGCAAGAACCACTGAATACATTAATTACAGAGTCTGTAAAAGTGGAACCTGAAACAGATCCCGTTTCAATTTTTAAGTTTCCTGATGCAGGAACTACAACGG
This region includes:
- a CDS encoding Nif3-like dinuclear metal center hexameric protein; the encoded protein is MKIRDVVSKIEKRIPLQQAEDFDNVGLLCGSWDRDVSGILVCHDALENVVEEAIHKNCNLIVCFHPIIFSGLKSLTGKNYVEKAVIKAMENKIAIYAIHTAFDNDFFGVNAGICQQLGLKNLKILQPKKNDLKQLTVFVPKEYSEKVKEALFQAGAGSIGFYDECSFTVNGNGTFRPKQGSDPFSGQLGIRENADEDMVSVIFEGYKQGPIVAAMKLAHPYEEVAHQIYSLDNTNHHTGLGMYGDFEEPMEEKDFLKFVKEKFNLEVIRYSDFTGKKIKRVGVLGGSGASGIKSAISKKCDAYLTGDVKYHDFFLAESKMMICDIGHYESEQFVTQQLFEILSQKFSTFAISKSIEKTNPVNYFI
- a CDS encoding ion transporter, with the protein product MEREHNLVPEDAWWKHYLYRIIYRSDTKLGKLFDIVLLLLILISTAIIMMESIPWLDKRYHYTFLILEWIISIFFSLEYAARVAVVKNKRHYIFSFFGIIDFLALVPFYLSFFFPVTKYFLIFRMLRMLRVFRVFNLMDFMNDGSVIVRALKNSSRKIYIFLLFLIIFSVIVGSMMFMVEGGRPGFETIPQSIYWAVVTVTTVGYGDVSPITPMGKFFAVILMLAGYSIIAVPTGIVTAEMRNKRQNLEKICDRCGNEDIDDDARYCKQCGKKLA
- a CDS encoding T9SS type A sorting domain-containing protein, with translation MTKFLLSCLLFLSMMLQAQITLGAGSTDVGTAPISTYYGYSYTQQIFTKQEINANAAGNITGLKFYLDPAMSIASSSEWVVYLGQTSKTTFASDSDWIPLSQLTQVFSGTVTNNNGVIQITFAAPFPYDNIANLVVAAEENSSGYDNNDYDEVMYVYPGVADCTLNYKNDYNDPDPASPPSLGDLKNYKSVTTFEGLTANPIPLCPVVSFPANNSTFVPLASTITWVNSSGATGYKISIGTTSGGTDIANQVAVTTNSFTPAAPFAPNTTLYVKVVAVGPGGESSGCSEVMFTTAPPPPANDECATAVTLTVNSDLNCGTVTAGYTIGATDSGLIPDPCYGNPDDDVWFKFVATATTHKISLLNVQSVGTQSNDTDTYFQVFSGGCGALSSILCSDPPSGTVTGLTVGETYLVRVYSYYGSGSNQSFDICVGTFPPPPANDDCSGAIAATAFPYTFAQNDGAGATNNGGIVTACANEMNDGTWFTFVGDGDTFNITVTMPAGSDFDPEIGVYSGNCSALSCEDSEDSGGSGVTETLSIATLSGNTYYVNVGHYSGWSDEPEGPFTINITKGVLGTSDVKTEKKNIKVYPNPFTDTVNISDAANVKSISVSDLSGRLIRVIDNPGTSIHLGELKQGMYMLTLIMKDGSKQTIKTIKK
- a CDS encoding T9SS type A sorting domain-containing protein, translated to MKKLLLACMIAFTIGASAQVGPPQASTPNTLNGYGFMQSSGTYTALSAGRTVWQSGAVLGTDAVSSAISLPSVFMYNGKSYTSIYISNNGYITFGAASLATTTTGLSTDNTTNLVEGAVAGFSANLRNANTTTSEIAYETIGSKFIVQFSDLQSNTGSAAQLLNFQIQLDTSNNTISIVYGTCASGTGTFTGQVGLKGAESSDVNNRTGSNWTTTAIGTSNTSTCTLGTAGGTTIPASGLTFTYNPGTWLSAPTTYATLPFAENFSSWVNGNSTADLPNATYWRAWPSRGDNSWRASDISTSGFTSAAGWTSTSGAATVAAPAVTPTARFHSYNTVGVSGYMDLYVDLSTGGAGNRIISFDYINTSGTDKLDVLLSTDGGITFTNLGSSLTTAASWSTKNFVTTSTSSTAIIRFLATGDNGSTDIQMDNLSITVSTLPPSCTAISSPANAATGISVIPTITWAAAAGATSYEITVGTTVGGNDVMPLTDVGNVTTVTSPTIPILAYNITYYVTVYPKNTYGGAMGCSSSSFTTLATVPCPTVASPITGAAGVSLTPNITWGAIAGATGYRISMGTTSGGTDILNNIDVGNVTTYTLGSALSTSTMYYYTVNAYSGSVNSSSCTERSFTTVCSPYMPNYTNDFSTFPGACWSRFNGGSPATGPGTGTTNYWVVDGFLNSGTTGAARTNLFSTGRNGWLISPPFDLSAGGYRVKFDYGVTTYNATTASAMGSDDVVQLVVSTNGGTTWTVLQTWNAANAPSNTANSYIFDLTAYTGNNVTFAIYCSDGTVDDAEDYEFFVDNFIVETIPTCDTPTGLSSSAVTTTSATLSWTAPTAAPSNGYDVYYGNSSTAPTASTTPSMSGVMTPSTSLTLTSASTYYAWVRSNCGGTQSAWVGPVSFTPPPANDNCAAPIALTVGTDFNSSAIIVTNVGATADGTAQSCQTSATNNIWYSVVVPASGNLKIETGSVSGSTFTDSVINVFSGSCGSLTSVACDDDSSTDGNFSLVNLTGQTPGTTLLGSVWRYSSGSGTDGQFKVAAYDTTVLAANEIKDNTKDGIKLYPNPFGEVLNISDASNVKNVLITDFSGRLVKTIANPGKELQMGELKQGTYLVTLEMKDGTKQTMKAIKK
- a CDS encoding GEVED domain-containing protein, which encodes MKKLLLICLLFLYLGLTAQITHSEGFESTTFPPTNWSNTGFSRTTASGYPCTGTAAARINLYSSVTTGNIEYSSMASNGQAIAINFNYSAKPYSTTTPVVTGNMKAEYSTDGGATYTMLGSQIDFTSAVSSCTNFAANIPTGTVPVGADFRFRITGNNVGSGDWYLTIDDVSIIQTPTTPPGCATLTPANAAINQPKNTTLSWTAPFSAMSYDVYFGTSAGAPMVANQTGTTYNPGLLNANTMYYWKVVPKNAAGDAIGCTEQSFTTDNSTLYCDPTYTTGKTDGDLISNVVISGTTLSNNSGTDPVNPAYTYFTGQPNYTGQLQAGGTYNVSITVGTYGTQNVAVWIDYNDNGSFETSERVGYTTSSIAANGTAIFPITLACNPSLGMHRMRVRDVFSIAGNTIDPCNSYGYGETEDYDITITAAAACPTPSMGVASSVTTSGATLAWNIGCAETLWDVHVATAGSGMPTGTPSNPGVTTNTGVPVSGLMPGTNYEFYVRADCTANGTSTWAGPFAFTTLVPPPVNDNCATPTALTVGTDFNSSAMTVTNVQATVDETAQSCQPDATNNIWFSVVVPASGNLTIETGSVSGSTFTDSVLNVFSGSCGSLTPVACDDDSSADGNFSLVNLTGQTPGATLLVSVWRYSFGFGVTDGQFKVAAYDTTVLAANEVKGNTKENVTLYPNPFSEVLNISDAANVKNVLVTDFSGRLVKTIANPGKELHLGELKQGTYVFTLEMKDGSKQTMKAIKK